The DNA region AGATACGTTTTTCCCTGGTCAAGAGAGGTTTGATAGTTATAATGGATATGTTAGGAATTATTTTAAGAATTCAGTTTCTGAGTGGAGAAAATTAAATGTGCTAAACTTAGAAATGGAATCTTCAGCTCTTTTAACAGTGTGTTCGGTTTTTGGTTTGGATGCTAGTTGTATTTGTATGGTTATAGCGAAGCGTACTGCATCTGAAAAAGTTGATACTAGTGGCTACGCTGAAGGTATGATGCAAATTATTAAAATAATTAAGAGTTGCATTGAGTCAGTTTTGTAGTGTTTGATAGATATTGACGCCTTAGCTCTTGTAATTCTTACTATTCTTTCTTATTATTTATCTAATTTAATTTTATTCTAATTAATTATGATTTCGGCTAAGAAAAATACTCTTAGACATATTGCCATAATTATGGATGGTAATGGTAGGTGGGCTAAAAGTAGATTTAAGCCAAGAATTTTTGGACATAAAAATGCTATCTCTAGTGTAGATGCTTCGATAGAGTATTGTGCCGAAAATAATATCGAAATTTTAACACTTTTTGCCTTTGGTAGAGATAATTGGTTGAGACCAGCCCAGGAAGTTGAAGGTTTAATGGATCTTTTTTGTAAAACGCTAAAAGATAAGGCGCCTAAATTACATAAAAATAATATATCTTTGAAAGTTATCGGTGATAAAACAAGACTTTCATCAAAGCTTCTAGATATCATTACGGAAACAGAATCTTTAACAAACCAAAATACTGGTCTAGAGCTGAGATTGGCTGTTGATTATGCTGGTAGATGGGATATTGTAGAGGCTGTTAAATCTTTGGTTAGTGATGCTCAAAGTCAGGGAATTTCGCCAGATGATATAACTGAGCAAATGTTTGAAGGGTATTTGGTTGCTAGTGATGTGCCTGTGGACTTACTTGTTCGTACAAGTGGAGAGGTTCGTCTAAGTGATTTTATGTTATGGCAACTTGCGTATGCAGAAATGTATTTTACGGATGTTATGTGGCCAGACTTTTCTAAGAAAGAGTTGAGTGGGGCTGTAGAGTATTTTTATTCTCGCCAAAGACGATTTGGTAAGAGCGGTGAGCAGATTTGATTAAGAGGGATTTATGAAAGAAAGAATTATAACGGGTGTTGTGCTCGTAGTAGTAGTGTTTGGTTTTTTACTATATGCATCTGAGTATTTGTTTGGAGTAGGTGTTTTTTTTGTCGCTATACTGTCTGCGTATGAGTGGTTAAGGTTGGCAAAAGTTGATCAAGATTCTATTATTAAGTATCTTGTGGTATTTGCGGTTGTAGTTTTTGTTGTTTCTGAGTTTTTTGTTTATCTACAATATGTCTTTCCTATATTTTGGTTGTATGCAATATTTAAGTTATGCCAGTACGAGCGTGAAAAGATAGACGCTATTTCATCTAATCAGGTGCTCACTATGGGACTATTTACCATAGCTCCTTTTGCAGCTTGTTTGTATATACTGCATAGTAATGGTGTTGCATGGATATTCATGTTTATACTAGTTATAGCTGCTGCTGATAGTGGAGCGTATTTTACTGGTAAGGCTGTTGGTAAACGCAAGATGCTTCCTAGGTTGAGTCCAAATAAAACAGTGGAAGGCCTTCTTGGTGGGATAGTTTGTGCTATTGTGATGGCTATAATATTTCTTTTATATATGGGATTGAGTCCTTTAGAGTATGTTTGTATGGTGTTAATATCAGCTCTTGTTGCAGTGTTGTCTGTTGTTGGGGATGTGTTTGAGAGTATGATGAAGCGCATAGCTGGCGTCAAGGATAGTGGTAATATTTTACCTGGACATGGGGGTGTTCTTGATAGATTGGATGGTTATATGCCTACTTTACCAGTATTTGTATTGCTAGGTTATCTTACTGGTGTGTTTATTTTATAGGGAGTATTTGTGAATATTGAGCTTAAGTTTTTGAATAAAGAAATTATTAAAGAATTGCCTAAGTATGAAACAGAAGGTTCGGCAGCTGTTGATTTGAAAGCATGTATTTCTAAGAGTGTACTTTTGAATCCTGGTGAATGTAAGCTTATAGGTACTGGTATAGCTATCAATATTGCAGATCTTAAATATGCTGCGATGATTTTACCAAGATCGGGGTTGGCACATAAAAAAGGTTTGGTGCTTGGTAATGGCACAGGCCTTATAGATTCTGATTATCAGGGCGAGTTAAAAGTTTCTTGCTTTAATCGTTCACAAGATATTATAGAAATAGAGCCTTTAATGAGGTTTGCTCAGCTTATAATTGTGCCTGTTGTTCAAGCAACTTTTAATGTTGTTGAGGAGTTTTCAGAAGAAACAGTTAGGGCCGTTGGCGGCTTTGGACATACAGGAGTTTAGTTTTATGTTCTTTAATATTCCTAACATTTTAACTTTTGGACGTTTAGGTTTAATTCCTTTTATTGTTATTTGTTATTATTTTGATTTTCCGCATCATCATGGTATTACGGCTACTTTATTTTTATTGGGAGCAACTACTGATTGGTTAGATGGTTATTTGGCACGTAAGTGGGAGCAAACAAGTAAGTTAGGTGCTTTTTTGGATCCTGTTGCTGATAAGCTTATTGTAGCTACAGCACTTTGTTTGTTTGTTGAAATGTATCCTTACTGGTGGGCTACAATACCTGCAATCATAATGATTTGTCGTGAGATCTTAGTTTCTGCTTTGCGTGAGTGGATGGCTGAACTAGGTCAACGTAGTGTTGTTAAAGTTGGTATCTGGGGTAAGGTTAAAACTACCGCTCAAATGGCTGCCCTATTTATATTTTTAATTAAACCAGCAATAGATTTTAGGAAATCTATCGATTATGCAAGTTTCAATACTTGGTTTATATTTTTAGGATTTTTAATGTTGTATGTTGCTGTTGTATTAACAGTTTATTCAATGTGTAATTATCTGTATGTCGCATTTAAGTCAGTTTTTGGAAATTCTAATAAATAATTTTTTCTTTTCTTTTTTTTGCTTTTTTGTTATTATTGTTGCCTAGTGCTATTTTTGCATGGGCACTGCCTTTGTCTAGCATTTGAAATTATTTAAATCAAAAACTGATAAAAAACGGAGAATAATAACTAATGGCAACTATAAATCAGTTGGTGAACAATCCTCGCAAGAGATCGGTTGTTAAGTCTAAGGTTCCTGCGTTGAAGGCTTGTCCTCAAAGAAGAGGTGTTTGTACAAGAGTTTATACAACGACTCCTAAAAAGCCTAACTCAGCACTTAGAAAAGTAGCTCGTGTGAGATTAACGAGTGGTTTTGAGGTAACGAGCTACATTGGTGGTGAAGGTCATAACCTGCAAGAGCACAGTGTTGTGCTTATTAGAGGTGGTAGGGTTAAGGATTTGCCAGGTGTGCGTTACCACATCGTTAGGGGTGCTTTAGATACTTCAGGTGTTAATAATCGTAAGCACGGTCGTTCTAAGTATGGTACGAAGCGTCCTAAGTCTTAGTTTGTGTTTAAAAATTAACATTTGAAAAAGGTGTAGAAATGTCTAGAAGAAATAGAGCTCCTAAAAGAGATATTTTACCTGATCCTAAATATAAGAGTCAGGTTGTTGCTAAATTTGTGAACCATATAATGCTAGATGGTAAAAAATCTATAGCAGAAAATATTGTATATGGTGCATTTGATAAAATTAAAGAAAAAGATGCTTCTGCTAATGAAGTTGAGGTTTTTGAAGGCGCATTAGAAAGTGTTAGTCCTATGGTAGAGGTTAAGTCTCGCCGTGTTGGTGGTGCTACATATCAGGTTCCTGTGGAAGTTAGGCCTGAGCGTCGCCAAACTTTGGGTATGAGATGGATTATCGATGCCGCGCGTAAGAGAAAAGAAAATACTATGGGTGATAGGGTTGCCGCTGAACTCTTAGAAGCTGTGGATGGTAGAGGTGCTGCTGTCAAGAAGAGAGAAGATACTCATAAGATGGCTGAAGCAAACAAAGCGTTTGCTCACTTTAGATGGTAATAGGAGAATAGTAATATGTCTCGTAAGACAGCTTTAGAAAAATATAGAAATATTGGTATCTGTGCTCACGTTGATGCAGGTAAGACAACTACTACAGAACGTATCTTATTCTACACTGGCCTTTCTCATAAGATTGGTGAGGTGCATGATGGTGCTGCTACTATGGATTGGATGGAGCAAGAGCAAGAAAGAGGTATTACAATTACTTCTGCTGCTACGACTACTTTCTGGTCTGGTATGGATCAGCAGTTTCCAGAGCACCGTATTAATATTATTGATACTCCTGGTCATGTTGACTTTACTATTGAGGTGGAGCGTTCTTTACGTGTGCTTGATGGTGCTGTTGTGGTTTTCTGCGGTTCTTCAGGTGTTGAGCCTCAATCAGAGACTGTATGGCGTCAAGCTAACAGGTATGGAGTTCCAAGAATTGTTTTTGTGAACAAAATGGATAGAGCTGGTGCTGATTTTGAAAGAGTTGTTGATCAAATCAAGACTCGTCTTAAAGCTACGGTAGTTCCTGTGCAATTGAATATTGGTGCTGAAGAGGACTTTAAAGGTGTTGTTGATCTTGTCAAGATGAAAGCTATTATGTGGAATGAAGAAGATATGGGGCTTACCTATGATCTTGTTGATATTCCTGCGGACCTTCAAGATAGAGCAGAAGAGCTTCGTATGGAGATGATAGAAGCGGCAGCTGAGTCTTCAGAAGAGTTTATGGAAAAATATCTTGAAGGTGATGAACTTACCGAAGATGAAATCCATGAAGGTCTTCGTACAAGAGTTCTTAATAATGAGATTGTACTTGCTTTTTGTGGTTCAGCATTTAAAAACAAAGGTGTTCAAGCTGTTTTGGATGGTGTCATTCGTTACTTGCCAGCTCCTAACCAGGTTGAGGCAATTAAATGTGAGACTGAAGATGGTGAAGAAGCTTCACGTCCTTCATCTGACGATGAACCATTTGCAGCTTTAGCGTTCAAGCTTGCTACAGACCCTTTTGTAGGTAACTTAACCTTTATAAGAGTGTATTCTGGTGTTATTAAATCTGGTGATGCAGTATATAATTCTGTTAAAGGTAAAAAAGAGCGTATAGGTCGTATTGTACAGATGCATGCCAATAAGCGCGAAGAGATTAAAGAAATACGTGC from Francisella halioticida includes:
- a CDS encoding phosphatidate cytidylyltransferase, which encodes MKERIITGVVLVVVVFGFLLYASEYLFGVGVFFVAILSAYEWLRLAKVDQDSIIKYLVVFAVVVFVVSEFFVYLQYVFPIFWLYAIFKLCQYEREKIDAISSNQVLTMGLFTIAPFAACLYILHSNGVAWIFMFILVIAAADSGAYFTGKAVGKRKMLPRLSPNKTVEGLLGGIVCAIVMAIIFLLYMGLSPLEYVCMVLISALVAVLSVVGDVFESMMKRIAGVKDSGNILPGHGGVLDRLDGYMPTLPVFVLLGYLTGVFIL
- the fusA gene encoding elongation factor G, giving the protein MSRKTALEKYRNIGICAHVDAGKTTTTERILFYTGLSHKIGEVHDGAATMDWMEQEQERGITITSAATTTFWSGMDQQFPEHRINIIDTPGHVDFTIEVERSLRVLDGAVVVFCGSSGVEPQSETVWRQANRYGVPRIVFVNKMDRAGADFERVVDQIKTRLKATVVPVQLNIGAEEDFKGVVDLVKMKAIMWNEEDMGLTYDLVDIPADLQDRAEELRMEMIEAAAESSEEFMEKYLEGDELTEDEIHEGLRTRVLNNEIVLAFCGSAFKNKGVQAVLDGVIRYLPAPNQVEAIKCETEDGEEASRPSSDDEPFAALAFKLATDPFVGNLTFIRVYSGVIKSGDAVYNSVKGKKERIGRIVQMHANKREEIKEIRAGDIAACIGLKSVTTGDTLCDTDDIVILERMEFPEPVISVAVEPKTKADQEKMGIALGKLAAEDPSFRVKTDEESGQTIISGMGELHLDIIVDRMRREFKVEANVGNPQVAYRETIRSTVDQDSKFVRQSGGRGQYGHVVVKFEPLSAKNEDGTDKIFEFVDEIVGGVVPKEYISSVAKGIEEQMTNGVLAGYPMIGVKATLYDGSYHDVDSSEMAFKIAASMALKEGAKKANACILEPIMKVEVVTPEDYLGDVMGDLNRRRGIIEGMDENPSGRVINALVPLAEMFGYATNVRSMSQGRASFSMEFSKYAEVPNNIADEIIKSRNS
- the rpsG gene encoding 30S ribosomal protein S7, which produces MSRRNRAPKRDILPDPKYKSQVVAKFVNHIMLDGKKSIAENIVYGAFDKIKEKDASANEVEVFEGALESVSPMVEVKSRRVGGATYQVPVEVRPERRQTLGMRWIIDAARKRKENTMGDRVAAELLEAVDGRGAAVKKREDTHKMAEANKAFAHFRW
- the pgsA gene encoding CDP-diacylglycerol--glycerol-3-phosphate 3-phosphatidyltransferase; protein product: MFFNIPNILTFGRLGLIPFIVICYYFDFPHHHGITATLFLLGATTDWLDGYLARKWEQTSKLGAFLDPVADKLIVATALCLFVEMYPYWWATIPAIIMICREILVSALREWMAELGQRSVVKVGIWGKVKTTAQMAALFIFLIKPAIDFRKSIDYASFNTWFIFLGFLMLYVAVVLTVYSMCNYLYVAFKSVFGNSNK
- the dut gene encoding dUTP diphosphatase, whose amino-acid sequence is MNIELKFLNKEIIKELPKYETEGSAAVDLKACISKSVLLNPGECKLIGTGIAINIADLKYAAMILPRSGLAHKKGLVLGNGTGLIDSDYQGELKVSCFNRSQDIIEIEPLMRFAQLIIVPVVQATFNVVEEFSEETVRAVGGFGHTGV
- the uppS gene encoding polyprenyl diphosphate synthase, which produces MISAKKNTLRHIAIIMDGNGRWAKSRFKPRIFGHKNAISSVDASIEYCAENNIEILTLFAFGRDNWLRPAQEVEGLMDLFCKTLKDKAPKLHKNNISLKVIGDKTRLSSKLLDIITETESLTNQNTGLELRLAVDYAGRWDIVEAVKSLVSDAQSQGISPDDITEQMFEGYLVASDVPVDLLVRTSGEVRLSDFMLWQLAYAEMYFTDVMWPDFSKKELSGAVEYFYSRQRRFGKSGEQI
- the rpsL gene encoding 30S ribosomal protein S12 codes for the protein MATINQLVNNPRKRSVVKSKVPALKACPQRRGVCTRVYTTTPKKPNSALRKVARVRLTSGFEVTSYIGGEGHNLQEHSVVLIRGGRVKDLPGVRYHIVRGALDTSGVNNRKHGRSKYGTKRPKS